A region of the Arachis hypogaea cultivar Tifrunner chromosome 15, arahy.Tifrunner.gnm2.J5K5, whole genome shotgun sequence genome:
AAAATGAGTGTGACTTGCAAGGTGGAGAAACAAGGTGGCATAAGACCGGTAAAACAAGACCGGTCATGGTTAACGGAAAACAGAAGGGTTGCAAGAAGATTTTGGTACTCTACACTAACTTCGGCAAGAATCGGAAGCCGGAGAAGACGAATTGGGTGATGCATCAATACCATTTGGGGCAacatgaggaggagaaagaaggaGAGCTTGTTGTGTCTAAGATATTCTACCAAACTCAGCCTAGGCAGTGTAATTGGTCGTCCGATCGGAGCGCCACCACCACCATCGCAACGGCCGAAGGGAGTGGAGAGCCATTACAAAATAGTAGAAGGGATAGTGGGAGTGGAAGTTGTTCTTCTAAGGAAATTAACATCGGTCATAGGGATGAGATGTCTGCTGTGGTTGGAGTTAATAATACTCCAATCACGAGCTTCACTCATCCCTTGGACATTCATCATCACCTCAAATCGGATCATTTTAGCTTCATTCCATTTAGGAAAAACTTTGATGAGGTatgttttaatatttattatgaattaggATCAAGTTCTTATAAGTAATTGTTGTTTACATAACAAGTTGAAATTTGATGGATTTTAGCCACCTTTATGAATTAATATCAGTGATGAAGATGTTTCACTTATAATGATAagctttattgttgttgattgatCCACCAAACATATAACAAGTCACTGGATTTTttcaacaattaaaaaaaaaaaaaaaacccaaaatagTGAAAAACATGAAAGCATATatagcatataaatatatatatattgcttggGTAGAACGCATGAAATTGTGGTGTATGGACATGGCGTGTGATCATAGATGAGTGTCATTCCCAACCACTAATTGTTTTTCTTCACCTACCACTGAAAATTctctaactaattaattaacagAAAATTAGAACCATATATAGACTCATGCAAAAGTCATATAattaatgaaaacaaaaaattgatATGTATGTATTTGAGTAGTGACGGTTTAATTAACAGTTGCAAATGATATATCATATGGTTGGGAGGATTTTCATCAGGTTGGAATAGGAGAGGCTTCAACAGCAAGAGAAGTTCAAGCATCAGGGTCATGTGATGAAGTAGTACATGAACATGtaaatcatcatcatcagcaacaacaacaacatcatcatcatcaacatcatcaaattgCAACATCGGCATTCCATATAAGTAGGCCTTCACATCCAATCTCTACCTTGATATCTCCACCACCACTTCACCACACATCCATCATCTTAGACGATAATTCCTACCAAGTCTCCAGAATAATGCTCCAAAATGAACATTTCCaggttagtaattaattttatgtaGTAATAAtcattttttacaaatttattatatacattaaatcatattaaaagaaaccaaagcatggagttaaTTAATTAGCAGTATTTCTTTTTCAACAACTATTTCTTTTTccctctcccccctctctctctcttattatctatctatataaaattagtaaaaaaaatttccaACATATTAAaactatatttaatttattataaaaaatgctatgtatataaaaaaattagttatttatatatcaatatttgtatattattttatttatttttaatgtatattttatattataatatgtattttgtataaataattaatttaataactgattttttaCTATCCCTTAGCATGATGCTTTTAAGTTTAAAATAGTCATGGAAAGATTTTTATGCAAATAAAAAGCAATTATATCTTAAAATAAatctataataataatactagTGAAAAGAAAGAGTAAAAAATCAAGGTGCAAGATGAGTTCATAATCTATAatgtataacaatatataataatagtaaataataattaaaaaggagagaagaaagagttATTTAGGGTATATTTGTGGtgcaataaataaaaagaatgagTTAAGATGTGATGAGAGAGTAGTAGTAGTATAGGAAGCAATTAAGTTCTGCATGGCATTGTGCATGAGTCAAGAGTAATCAAGTATAGTTGAAATTAAAGGGTTTATTTTTTGAGTGCTTGCTAAATAAAACACAAGCATTGAAAACTGTCTTTTTCACTTTTTGTATGTTAttactaataatttattattgtgtgtgtgtgtgttgaacATTATGATTGAGAAGTGTGTTTTGAAATCTTGATTGTTATATTGACCCTTTGAAAATGGAACTATGATATGGATACACATGGCatggcagcaacaacaacaacaacaacatcaacaccATCATCATAAAATTGGAGCAAGGTCTGCGTCTGGTTTGGAGGAACTCATCATGGGGTGCACTTCTTCTGATATCAAAgaggtatatataatatatatatatgtaacccTTTTTTGACTCCGAATTCTATGAATTGAGCTACTTTGTGTGTTTATATATGCTAAGCCAATCAAATTTTCTCCCTAACATTTTGTTTTCTAAATATTATAATGAGAATAATGCTAGagcttaattttttttcaatattaattaatttcttagaattatttacttatatatcttaaataataaattcttcactaaaaatcttaaattttaatatttcaaaaaataaaaaattttaaaattaaaaaatattgattaattaaaaattattttttttaattttttttattataatgattggagtttttctaagatttttggtTAAGAATTCAAGGAATGCAATATTTTACGCTTCTATAATTTTCAATGCAAGCAATTCAATTTCTATAAGTTTTTAAAACCTATTTTTAAAGATTAGTTAACTAATAACTATATTGAGAAAGTTTCTTTAAAATAAAGGTTTTGTAAGCTCTTAGGGTCTTTTATTAAGCCTATTATTGTAATTATAAATAAGTTAAATTTGGTTAAAGGTAATAATGAGTTAAAATTCtcctttctttttaaaatccATTCTTTGGACTTAGCTTGATAATTAGCAAAATATACCCTTGACTTTTGACTATGAGTTGGAAAAGATGATATTATTCCAGACAAAATCCATTTTCTTGTCTTGTGGttgataaaaaagagaatatgatattaaattattattttagaggAGTGTTAGGAGTTAGCAGAATTTGTGATGTTTAGCCATCAATTAAccatcatcaatatttttaatagtgtgaaataAAATCTAATGGTATATGATTAAtcattttttctttaataattaAGTACTAACCAAATTTCAACAAAAGTACTGGTCCTTAAACTTTCTCTAaaactaaaccctaaccctaatcttTTGATTTTTGTATGTAGGAGTCATCCATCACAAACACACAAGAAGCTGAATGGTTGAAATACTCTTCCTATTGGCCAGACCCTGACAACCCGGATCATCATGGGTAGAACAAAGagtcaatcaattttttttttaacaaaaaaaaaaaaagaaaaaagggagaagaaagagagaataaACAAAACCACAGAGACACCATCATTGTCATCATCATTAATGCTTGAAGCCTCCCTTAAGTTTCCTTTCAACAAGAAAAGGACAAGGAAATCATCATCCaaatagttttcttttttttttttcctttttttttaattataattttttctctttttctttcttttccaatGAGGCCTGTTTATAATTATAACAGTGTTTTACACTGGACAAGCTGGaaagaaaaggagagaaaaaaaaaatagaaagaacaaagaggaaaaggaaagaaaatcaaagaagagaaaagaaaagaaaacaccaAGAAAAGCTGCTCTTAGTTCTGACAAGAACATATAGAGAGGAACAGAGAACCAAAGATGCATGAAAATCATCACTATTTtgattacaatatatatatacctagtattcatattattattttattatttctataaaTGTttgtacaatttattttttacttttctctcttttttttatttttaatttataatagaaatatatagCAATGAGTTTGTGCAAACTGCAAACCACCTTGTTACTTGTGCTTTGGTTACTCActttgttattattaattatatatagcaAAGTATAAATTATTCTTATACTAGTCCCTTTTATGTttctatatatttgtgtatagaGGAATGAAAATGGGCAAAAGAGTATGTCATAGAGCTTTAccttctctacttctttttcacattttttgAAAGGTTTAGAAAGGAATCATGTAGCTTTCACTTTATCTTTTagaaattttattattgattagGAGCTTTACATGGAACCTTAAGCGGTGCAAGAATTTTCAGATTAAGTGTGGTGTCAGTTTCAAATTATAGTTGTTTGTCGCAAAATGAAAATAtttgacaataaaaaaaatattaataacaaacttttaaaaaattttatttttatttaatacaccatgtaataaataaatattaaataaaataattttagactgTTTAAACTAATTATTGTTTATCTTTCTAATATTATTGATCAAAAAATGTGTACATGATATCATAAggcaaataataattaattaaatgcaTAAAGCAAGTGTTTAATTAGTTTCCATTTTTACACTAGATATATAGGACCTAATAACCATGCATAGTGTCATATATTATTCCCAATAATTTGATGATCACATGCCTTTCAAAGCGTGGAAtgtgacatatatatatacaccacaAATGCTTTAGAAAATATACTATTAATGATTAATATTTCGTGAGTAAAGattcaggtaattgaattttcaaatttgaCACATGACTCAATGTAGTCTTTCAAATTTCAATTGATCTAAAATagttctttaaatttaatttattctcttcAATTTTCAAGACCCAATTCAGTATCTCAAAAAGGAGAAGTGGGTAGTTAAATTTAAGGAACAATTTTAGGCCAATTAAATTTTGAGGGAGACCAAAATTGAACATGTATATATAcaactttattttgcatttggtacCTTGATTTTCTTTGGAACATGCACAACTAACAGGCAATGCGTTTAATTTACTATGATTTAAATTAAAGTAGTTAGAATTTGATCTAATTTAGTTGATTTTATGCTGAATTTTATATCTTtatcatttatattatttaatcaattattattgtaattcctttatttatacaattaaatcttttatttgattcatatttaaatttaatatacttttcattcaaaaaatcttCATAATGTATAAAGTTTTCCATAGTTTAATCCATTCCTTACTCATTAAGAAGTTGCTTAGAAAGCAATTAATTATAACTTTCTTTGCACATCCCATTTCACTAATCTCCATGCATGTCTACTACACCATGTTATGCTTTCTCATGCATATATTAATAATCTGCACTAATAACTAAGAACACTCTTAGCTTGGAGCCTTTTATACTAGTGTTGATGAGGTTTTTTTCTTAATAGAAAGAAAATTTACTTTaagagatgaagttcaataaGATCTTTTAGTTTCCATGGGTCCCTTAGCTTAATTATCATAAAATATAccaacaatttaattattttctcttgttagagaatcattagaatcattttagattagttagtatcgtttatatttatatagcatatctgtatattaattgtaggattttatacttttattactttgattcttctggcacctatatataccccttATACATAATGCATAAACACACTTTCTTCAGATTACTCTCTTGTTCTCTTGTTCGTAACATGTCTTTTGTACCTAACatgaaaatgagtaaatgactgAAGAT
Encoded here:
- the LOC112751302 gene encoding NAC domain-containing protein 75, whose amino-acid sequence is MNNNKISNLSSVSSSDLIDAKLEEHQWCGGSKQCPGCGHKFESKPDWLGLPAGVKFDPTDQELIEHLEAKVESKNMKSHPLIDEFIPTIEGEDGICYTHPEKLPGVTRDGLSKHFFHRPSKAYTTGTRKRRKIQNECDLQGGETRWHKTGKTRPVMVNGKQKGCKKILVLYTNFGKNRKPEKTNWVMHQYHLGQHEEEKEGELVVSKIFYQTQPRQCNWSSDRSATTTIATAEGSGEPLQNSRRDSGSGSCSSKEINIGHRDEMSAVVGVNNTPITSFTHPLDIHHHLKSDHFSFIPFRKNFDEVGIGEASTAREVQASGSCDEVVHEHVNHHHQQQQQHHHHQHHQIATSAFHISRPSHPISTLISPPPLHHTSIILDDNSYQVSRIMLQNEHFQQQQQQQHQHHHHKIGARSASGLEELIMGCTSSDIKEESSITNTQEAEWLKYSSYWPDPDNPDHHG